DNA from Danio aesculapii chromosome 10, fDanAes4.1, whole genome shotgun sequence:
ACTCTTTGATCCTTTTTCTGGTTCTGCCACACTTGTCACATTAAACACATAAGAGCACAAGAAGCTCTTCTGAACAGAGCTTttcaaacaaagcaaaataaaatcgAGACAAGGGCTGCCACTAGCTGGAATTATGCAATTAAAGAAGGTTTTGAGGGAAAAAGAGCTGCTGGCGAAAAAATTATTCAAGTAATTGACTTTTGTGTCAATTCtacaattttcaaaatgcatcccTATTCTATATCATGATTCTTTATGATGCTTAAAAACAACAGCACTTGGTTGCAGCAATTCCTTACCAATACTctaaaacctaaaataatcaAGTTCATAAACATTGAAGTGAATTGCAAGTGTTAATCGTTAGCTGTTTACATTAATCTCATGACATAGAAGCCCGACTTACACGACATCCAAATACACAAGCACTCTTCCTTGTGAGCATTTCAATGAACgccgccatctgctgttagaaaactaagctcagaatcgattattaaaactatttgtttttCACTACAACTCTAGTACTAAACATCCCACTTCAGTAGCAATTGTTTGTCTATGCCAGcagtagggaacctatggcttgggagccacatgtggctctttgaccaacaatatgtggctctccagctcaTATGTGTCTCTTTTCAATAATacttcaaaattaaaaaaaaaatctaaatgatactagaaatcagtttctgCATTTgtggtgctgtggtttaacttcAATCGCGACAACATAAAGGGCAAgttatatttctacatttctatggtaacctcacattcatgagtggcgatggaaaaaaaaaatctgtaaattgtcCTTTATACATTATGATGCGTCATATTTGTTAATTTTTGAGTTGTGCTtggacataaataaaggttttgttacatacacacatgcacaatgcatttgatctgaaaaaaaatctgaaatggctctttgctgaaaaaaggttcctgacccctggtcTATGCTGTTGTTTCTGGAagatgacaaatgacaagcaatgACTGGTTTGTATTTTGACATTCTTTGTCCAAGATATGACAAAGGAATCAAAATTGCAATAAACTGACACATTGACTCGTCACAAACAAAATATTGTGTAGTCTGAACTAGGCTTTAAAATATACATCACAGGTCTGATTTACGCGAATCCAATCTCTCATTTCCAAATGAGATTTTATTGCTACCCAAATCCAAAGTTGTTGAAACACCACCCTGTATGTAGTGCTGTCAGAAAATACCAACTTCTGAGGTTTTAAATGTGATGATCCTAGCATTTCCTGCTTGTCCTCACTATTTATTgacactcaagtggttttaaactttaataaatttctttcttcttttgaacacaaaacaagattttcTGAAGAAATAAACAGCAATAGTGGGAacagaaaatactatggaagtcaatggctttctTTCTTCAGTATGTCTGTCTTTATGTTCAATAGAAGATAGACActgaaactggtttggaacaagcaggtgagtaaacaatgacagattttttattttgggtgaataTTCTGTTTAACCACTGCTGATTGGCTATTGGTTTCATgcactcaacagaaatgactgtgattggctacaATGATCATCACTTCTCAAACTTCACTGAGTGCTTACATTAATACACTGATAATGGAGCATTTGAAAGTTGCATCTTGTAACTCTTTTAGTGAAGAGAATGAAGCGTTGATCATtgtagccaatcacagtcatttcagtGGAACATTTGATCCCTTCAGTCATTCAGCAGTGTTTAAAGggataaataaaatcatttacttacacttcacttgtttcaaacctgcttGAGCTTCTATAAAAAAtacccaaacaggtttggaacaagcagatgagtaaacaatgacagatttttcatttttgggtgaaccatctctttattcactgctgattggccattggtTTCATGCACtcacagaaatgactgtgattggctacaATGGTCATCGCTTCACAAACTTCACTGAGTGCTTACAATATACACTGATAATGGAGCATTTGAAATTTGTCTCTTGTAACTCTGTTAGTGAAGTGAATGAAGCGTTGATCGTtgtagccaatcacagtcatttccgTGGAGAATTGATCACTTTAAGCAGTGTTTAAAgggataaataaaattatttacacatccttgtttcaaacctgcttgagtttctaTAGAAGAAAGACCCACGTACAAGTTGGAACAAgcagatgagtaaatgatgtgttttttcatttttgggtgaaccatctctttaatcactgctgattggccattggtTTTATGGACTTAACAGAATGACTGTGGTTGGCTACAATGATCATTGCTTCACAAACTTCACTGAGCGCTTACACGGATACACTGATTGTGGAGCTATCTTGTAACTCTGTTAGCACTCAGTGCAGAGAAGGAAGCATTGATCATTGTAGCTAATCACAGTCCTTTGCAAGGAGCATTTGATCACTATGGCCATTCAGCAGTGCTTAAAGGGTTGaataaaaatcatttactcacacttcacttgtttcaacctgcttgagtttctttcttctgttgaacacaaagttatttgaagaaacctgaaacATGTAACACTAACccgatagtatttgttttcctactatgaagtcgacggttaaaggttttcagctttcgtcaaaatatctttttgtgtgtgttcaacagaccACTATAgggagagtaaatattgagtcgattttatttttggggtgaactagccTTTTAAGAACCCCCTTAAATGTTAGCAAAAATTGATAAATATTAAATAGCAGTGGTATTTTTAACAGCACTACTTGTACCTTTATCAAagttctcctctgagtctgggTGTGCAGGTCCTCTTGGTCGATTTGGCCGTCTGCTCGTACCAGCGATGATGAGCCAGCAGGGCCAGATTACGAGCTGAAATAGCGCTCATCTCCATGGCACTGGCTGCCCATTCCACTGCATTGAGGTAATAGAGGCGATCATGAAGGATGAATGGAGGCGTCCTGCGCTGCGGTGGGCTGTACGAAGGGTACGCCAGCCAACGCTTCTCAAACACAGAGTCCTGGGACAAGAAGATTTGTTGTAGGTGCTTCTGGGTAAGCGGCTGGGAGGAGAAGATCTTCCACACTTTGCTTTGGGTGGCAGAACTGCGGGTGTAGCCTTTGGGGATTTTCACTGGGTCCAGAGAGCTCAAGCTGTGGATCTCTGAGGCTTGTTGTCCACTGTGAGGACATCTGAAATGTAGAAGTCTTCTGGCTTGTGTGTGGTGCCCAGATAAGACACATTGAGCAGACCATGGACCAGAGTGGCAACAGTTTGGTGGTATCGGCCAGGAAAGTGGGACGGAATAGGTTAGAGAGAAGCCAGAGAAGCTGATGTCAGACAGGCCCTGGTGCAGAGGAGTGGCGACTACAACTATGTCGTAGGTGGAATGGGCAGCGCCAGACTCTCCGACGTAGTTTACTTCATAGAAACTTGTGACAGGACCTGAATGTGCAGCAAAAATTGGTGAGTGGAAAATTTGACTAGATTGTAGATACATACACAATAGAATATTggcgtatgtgtatgtatatactatatatgtattgtatgtaagtatgcatgtatatacatacatattatatatggCTACACAAAGATGATCAAATGCAATGTTCAtggcacattttgtcagtaaagcaggttctgttaataaacagtaaatctccagcatgtgctttcagatggagcagcgttTACTACAGCAGAACCATACcatggttattatagttaacgaaatgAACGAAAAAACGGAAActaaaatttttaataatttgtcgttacttgtataaaaataaaaaactagttaaaaaaaatagaactaactgaaattgcattgtgtacatacaaaactaactgaaactaacaaattatagcaaaaacctccttcgttttcatctttgtaaatgcatttaatacataatcttactgtaagccttttagaagtaaaattATAAACTTCGCGCTGCAGATGTTTGACTAGTACGGTACCTCAGAGTTTGCAGTCCTGCTGCCAGGCCAGATCCATTTCTCCTCAAGTCATCTACGCTGTTACAtcaagtggacatgacagcagcacggtaaCAGCATTATAGGgccttaaaactattactttaacacatttgtgcccaataatgggttttatttttgtattgcgATCGCGAACttatctttttaaccggatcttccaAGTCAAGtgtgtccaaactacggccccGTGGGCCATCTGCagcccgcaatcagttttgtggcggcccgcgaggctttttataaatattaatagaatctggcccactatacaaaaatgaacataatacaataaataaccaccgggtgtcgctatcacatgccttcaattaggcagcagttcttGTTATGACGTAAAACGAACCgaccaaactgaaggaaacataattgataatcacaTTTTGGCAAACCAAGAAAAAgtcaacagtgagtgcaggaaatttcagtcacgttggggcaaagaatatttcttcacagaggtcagcggggaaatgtgtctttaatttgccaggaatcagttgcagtaatgaaggaatatcatattaaaagacattatgaaacaaaacatcaggccttcagctcttacactggtgccgaacgagatcaaaaagtaaaacaattagctgCTGCCCgatcagctcaacaacagcagttttttcatgctaataaagtgcaagaaaattctacgctggctagttatgaggtagctcagctaaaTCGCACAGCACgggaaacccttcactgaaggaAAATTTATAAAGATAAGTTTTAAAGTAGCATTACTACTCCTGTTGGCTAATATACCCGAAAGCCAGCTGAAGTTACCACTATACATGGCCTGAATATTGACGACAGCATGCAGTTTGCAGCACTGAAATATAGTTATCTCCTGCTAATGTCCTTTATATGAACATGCTTGTCTCAAGCATTTATTATGGGATATGTTAGCATGATTGCTGAATTCATTGCTTTGTTTCCATGTTTCAGATAACAAAAAGTGTAAACTACTTTTtcagttttataattttactatttaaaatagcGGCTTtctatttgattaatatttaaatgtaattaaccCTGGTTATGTAAAGCtacatttttagcatcattactgcTCTCTTCAGTATCAGCATCTTTCAGAATCTTTCCAATTTGCTGATTGATGCTCAAGAACTTATAAATAATCTTACTAATAATTCGCCATTTAATATTGTAGTTTTAGAAGCTTTTTCAATTCCATTCCCTCGATCTATATTTCTATTCTCCCGTGAATAGAAAgctcaaaagaacagcatttacaaGATTAAGAAGTCTTTTGTAATATTATGAATGTTGTCACTGTCACTTTTATGTGATTTAATGAATCCTtaataaataagtgttttttctcgctctctctctctctctatatgttTTTTAATGTACTGACCCCAAATGTTTGAATGGTAGGGCACATGatgcaataaaatatttattatatgtttaaagTAATTTGTACCAGTTTTGGACGGTCTGGTCTTCATGGAGATGGCAGTCACACGAGCTGGAACAACTTCAGCTTTGCTGTGGTACAGAAGACCAGAACAAACCAACTTATTCCCCTCATCCACTGCCCACAAACCTGAGCTGGCTCCTGCTAGAGAAACAGCACCTGTAAAggaataataaacatatattacATAATATCAGTGCTTCCTAACCACTTGCTGTAGAGCTACTATTAGTAATGCCCTGGCTATGAAGaacaaaatgcactgtaaataattACCAAAACATGCTGtgattatttaatacattttaatcaatGACAAATAATAGTTTACATGATAGACAAAAGGAAAATTTATGTAGTTTGtaaatttagttttatatatacagctaatagttattatatagttattatatagcttatatagttattatattaacatattagATATCCCTTATATCGACATTTCCAATCGATTTGCATACCTACAAAT
Protein-coding regions in this window:
- the pcyox1 gene encoding LOW QUALITY PROTEIN: prenylcysteine oxidase 1 (The sequence of the model RefSeq protein was modified relative to this genomic sequence to represent the inferred CDS: inserted 1 base in 1 codon; deleted 1 base in 1 codon), producing MSLRHLSVKAFLFLGLCQIGRRGFASAPEVREAPRKIAIIGGGIGGTAAAFFLRQEFGPAVKIEVFEAGTVGGRLATENIGGHEYETGGSIIHPLNLHMKHFLDKLGLSARADVSSKMAIFDGKELTFEESDWFLVNFIRMLWRYGLNFIRMHMWVEGILDRFMRIYQYQQFGYSFSSVEKMLHAMGGDSFLTLVNQTLEEAMLAEGFSQVFLNDIVTPVTRVNYGQTVRINGFVGAVSLAGASSGLWAVDEGNKLVCSGLLYHSKAEVVPARVTAISMKTRPSKTGPVTSFYEVNYVGESGAAHSTYDIVVVATPLHQGLSDISFSGFSLPIPSHFPGRYHQTVATLVHGLLNVSYLGTTHKPEDFYISDVLTVDNKXSEIHSLSSLDPVKIPKGYTRSSATQSKVWKIFSSQPLTQKHLQQIFLSQDSVFEKRWLAYPSYSPPQRRTPPFILHDRLYYLNAVEWAASAMEMSAISARNLALLAHHRWYEQTAKSTKRTCTPRLRGEL